The Roseovarius indicus genome has a segment encoding these proteins:
- a CDS encoding ABC transporter ATP-binding protein produces the protein MLDRPVGHPVARIENLRVDFQTRDGPVTGVEDVSFEVFPGETVCIVGESGSGKSVSSLSLMRLVEFGGGEIAGGRLIFDEGEGHEIDLAKTPQNLMRTIRGNQIGMIFQEPMTALNPVFTIGRQLTEGLRLHKNMDRKAARARALELLREVRIPEPERRLTQYPHELSGGMRQRVVIAMALACQPKLLIADEPTTALDVTIQAEILALMNRLKRETGTAVMFITHDMAVVAQMADRVVVMFRGRKVEDGPVEEIFANPQHEYTKALLAAVPRLGEMRGKAAPEPMKLFGVEDQEIAPIVGSDETLLSVKGLVTRFAVRGGLLRRTVANVHAVEDLSFELGRGRTLSLVGESGCGKSTAGRSILRLIEPLRGEITLDGTDIMALGDGALRKARQDMQMVFQDPFASLNPQMKLADQVAEPMRNFGIGSGSERDDRVAMLFDRVELPRSFLRRYPHELSGGQRQRVAIARALALNPKLIVADEAVSALDVSVQAQVLNLMMELQAELGVSFLFISHDMAVVERVSHDVGVMYLGRIVERGPRAKVFENPQHPYTKALLKAVPVADPARRHKEDDLKFKPIPSPIHDVGYEPGPSVYEEVEPGHVVLVSDSGY, from the coding sequence ATGCTCGACCGCCCTGTCGGCCACCCCGTCGCCCGCATCGAGAACTTGCGGGTGGACTTCCAGACGCGTGATGGACCGGTCACCGGTGTCGAGGACGTGTCGTTCGAGGTGTTCCCCGGGGAGACGGTTTGTATTGTCGGCGAATCCGGGTCGGGCAAGTCGGTGTCGTCGCTGTCGCTGATGCGGCTGGTGGAGTTCGGGGGTGGCGAGATTGCCGGGGGCCGGCTGATCTTCGACGAGGGCGAGGGGCACGAGATCGACCTTGCCAAGACGCCGCAGAACCTGATGCGGACGATCCGGGGCAACCAGATCGGGATGATCTTCCAGGAGCCGATGACGGCGCTGAACCCGGTCTTCACCATCGGGCGGCAGCTGACCGAGGGGTTGCGGCTGCACAAGAACATGGACCGGAAGGCGGCGAGGGCGCGGGCGCTGGAGCTGTTGCGGGAGGTTCGGATACCGGAGCCGGAAAGGCGGCTGACGCAGTATCCGCACGAGCTGTCGGGCGGGATGCGGCAGCGGGTGGTGATTGCGATGGCGCTGGCCTGTCAGCCGAAGCTGCTGATCGCGGATGAGCCGACGACCGCGCTGGATGTGACCATTCAGGCCGAGATCCTAGCCCTGATGAACCGGCTGAAGCGGGAGACCGGCACGGCGGTGATGTTCATCACGCACGATATGGCCGTGGTGGCGCAGATGGCCGACCGGGTGGTGGTGATGTTCCGGGGGCGGAAGGTCGAGGACGGGCCGGTGGAGGAGATCTTCGCCAACCCGCAGCATGAGTATACGAAGGCGTTGTTGGCCGCCGTGCCGCGTTTGGGCGAGATGCGGGGGAAGGCGGCGCCGGAGCCGATGAAGCTTTTCGGGGTCGAGGATCAGGAGATCGCGCCGATCGTCGGGAGCGACGAGACGCTGTTATCCGTGAAGGGGCTGGTGACGCGGTTTGCGGTGCGCGGCGGGCTGCTGCGGCGGACGGTGGCCAATGTGCATGCGGTGGAGGATCTGTCGTTCGAGCTGGGCCGGGGCAGGACGCTGTCTCTGGTGGGAGAGTCGGGCTGCGGGAAGTCGACCGCCGGGCGGTCGATCCTGCGGCTGATCGAGCCTTTGCGGGGCGAGATCACGCTGGATGGCACGGATATCATGGCGCTGGGGGATGGCGCGTTGCGCAAGGCGCGGCAGGACATGCAGATGGTGTTCCAGGACCCGTTCGCGAGCCTCAACCCGCAGATGAAGTTGGCCGATCAAGTGGCGGAACCCATGAGAAATTTCGGGATCGGCAGCGGGTCGGAGCGGGATGACCGGGTGGCGATGCTGTTCGACCGGGTGGAGCTGCCGCGCAGTTTCCTGCGGCGCTATCCGCATGAGTTGTCGGGCGGGCAGCGGCAGCGGGTGGCGATTGCGCGGGCGCTGGCGCTGAACCCCAAGCTGATCGTGGCGGACGAGGCGGTGAGCGCGCTGGATGTCAGCGTGCAGGCGCAGGTGCTGAACCTGATGATGGAGCTGCAGGCCGAGCTGGGCGTGTCATTCCTGTTCATCAGTCATGACATGGCGGTGGTGGAGCGGGTGAGCCACGACGTGGGCGTGATGTACCTGGGCCGGATCGTGGAGCGCGGGCCGCGGGCGAAGGTGTTCGAGAACCCGCAGCACCCCTATACCAAGGCGCTGCTGAAGGCGGTGCCGGTGGCGGACCCGGCGAGGCGCCACAAGGAAGATGACTTGAAGTTCAAGCCGATCCCGTCGCCCATTCACGATGTGGGATACGAACCGGGCCCGTCTGTTTACGAAGAGGTGGAGCCGGGGCATGTCGTGCTGGTGTCCGACAGCGGCTATTGA
- a CDS encoding M20 aminoacylase family protein — protein MPVKNRFAEMHDEITAWRRDMHEHPEILFETHRTSALVAEKLEAFGCDEVVTGLGRTGVVGIIKGQKADSGKVIGLRADMDALPIHEQTGVEYASKTPGAMHACGHDGHTAMLLGAARYLAETRNFNGTVAVIFQPAEEGGGGGKEMCDDGMMERFGIQEVYGMHNWPGVPMGQFAIRPGAFFAATDKIEILVEGKGGHAAKPHETVDPSVMAAHLLTAIQSIASRNADPTEQLVVSVTSMETSSHTFNVIPSSVKMIGTVRTLSGEMRDLAEERLQALCDSIGPAFGGKITLNYERNYPVMVNHPDQTEFAAQVARSVSGQCDDAPLVMGGEDFAFMLEARPGAYILVGNGDTAAVHHPEYNFNDEAIPAGCSWWAGVAEQRMPL, from the coding sequence ATGCCCGTGAAGAACCGGTTTGCAGAGATGCATGACGAGATCACCGCCTGGCGGCGGGATATGCACGAACACCCGGAGATCCTGTTCGAGACGCACCGGACGAGTGCGTTGGTGGCCGAGAAGCTAGAGGCGTTCGGCTGTGACGAGGTCGTCACCGGGTTGGGGCGCACGGGCGTTGTCGGGATCATCAAGGGGCAGAAGGCCGACAGCGGCAAGGTGATCGGGCTGCGGGCCGACATGGATGCGCTGCCCATTCATGAGCAGACGGGGGTCGAGTATGCCTCGAAGACGCCCGGGGCGATGCATGCCTGCGGGCATGACGGGCATACGGCGATGCTGCTTGGCGCGGCGCGCTACCTTGCGGAGACGCGGAATTTCAATGGCACGGTCGCGGTGATCTTTCAGCCCGCCGAGGAAGGCGGCGGCGGCGGCAAGGAGATGTGCGACGACGGGATGATGGAGCGGTTCGGCATCCAGGAGGTCTACGGGATGCATAACTGGCCCGGGGTGCCGATGGGGCAGTTCGCGATCCGGCCGGGCGCGTTCTTTGCCGCGACCGACAAGATCGAGATCCTGGTCGAGGGCAAGGGCGGACATGCCGCCAAGCCGCATGAGACGGTGGACCCCTCGGTGATGGCGGCGCATCTGCTGACGGCGATTCAGTCGATTGCCAGCCGGAACGCCGACCCGACCGAGCAGCTGGTGGTGTCGGTTACGTCGATGGAGACCTCGTCGCATACGTTCAACGTGATCCCCTCGTCGGTGAAGATGATCGGGACGGTGCGGACGCTGAGCGGCGAGATGCGGGATTTGGCCGAGGAACGGTTGCAGGCGCTGTGCGACAGTATCGGGCCGGCTTTCGGGGGCAAGATCACGCTCAACTACGAGCGGAACTACCCGGTGATGGTGAACCATCCCGACCAGACCGAGTTTGCGGCGCAGGTGGCGCGATCGGTCAGCGGGCAATGCGATGACGCGCCGCTGGTGATGGGGGGCGAGGATTTCGCCTTCATGCTGGAGGCGCGGCCGGGGGCGTATATCCTTGTGGGCAACGGCGACACGGCGGCGGTGCATCACCCGGAGTACAATTTCAACGACGAGGCGATCCCGGCAGGGTGCAGTTGGTGGGCCGGGGTGGCCGAGCAGCGGATGCCTTTGTGA
- a CDS encoding 3-deoxy-D-manno-octulosonic acid transferase, whose protein sequence is MQGAPLPIWLYRAAANIVAPLAYRRVAAKLDAQGISPTRQKERMGRATAARPKGRLVWFHAASVGESLSVLRLIEHLGQALPDTSFLLTSGTATSAQVVAKRLPPRTQHQFAPLDASRPLRRFLSNWHPDAAVFVESELWPQMLTRTHDRGIPLALINARISEGSARNWKRFPETARYLMNHFRMIHCQDQRTADHLHDLGLTQAEAGQNLKSLAGPAPYDAAALAGLQETIANRPLWLASSTHPGEDEVMLAAHKSVLQDNPDALLILVPRHPERADTIAKQITDAGLTPARRSKGDPLTATTQVYLADTLGETGLWYALSPLTCLCGSFTPVGGHNPFEPAHAGSAILHGPLYANFAKTYPELDAAGAGIEVDDAKALATELDKLLKSPDRLDTLRDNARRFAAAQDDVLDAFADTLCKALAMR, encoded by the coding sequence ATGCAGGGCGCGCCCCTGCCCATCTGGCTGTACCGCGCCGCGGCCAACATCGTGGCCCCGCTGGCCTACCGCCGCGTCGCCGCCAAGCTCGACGCCCAGGGCATCTCCCCCACCCGCCAGAAGGAACGGATGGGCCGCGCCACCGCCGCGCGCCCCAAGGGCCGCCTCGTCTGGTTCCACGCAGCCTCCGTCGGCGAAAGCCTTTCTGTCCTGCGCCTCATCGAACACCTCGGCCAGGCCCTCCCCGACACCTCCTTCCTGCTCACCTCCGGCACCGCCACCTCGGCCCAGGTCGTGGCCAAGCGCCTGCCGCCCCGCACCCAGCACCAGTTCGCCCCCCTCGACGCCTCCCGCCCGCTCCGCCGGTTCCTCAGCAACTGGCACCCCGACGCGGCGGTCTTCGTCGAAAGCGAGCTCTGGCCCCAGATGCTCACCCGCACCCATGACAGGGGCATCCCGCTCGCCCTCATCAACGCCCGCATCTCCGAGGGCTCGGCCCGCAACTGGAAGCGCTTCCCGGAAACGGCGCGCTACCTGATGAACCATTTCCGAATGATCCACTGCCAGGATCAGCGCACGGCCGACCACCTCCACGATCTCGGCCTGACCCAGGCCGAAGCCGGCCAGAACCTGAAATCCCTCGCCGGCCCCGCCCCCTACGACGCCGCCGCCCTCGCCGGGCTGCAAGAGACGATCGCCAACCGCCCCCTCTGGCTCGCCAGCTCCACCCATCCCGGCGAAGACGAGGTCATGCTCGCCGCCCACAAATCCGTCCTGCAAGACAACCCCGACGCCCTGCTGATCCTCGTCCCCCGCCACCCCGAGCGCGCCGACACCATCGCGAAACAGATCACCGACGCCGGCCTCACACCGGCCCGGCGCAGCAAAGGCGACCCTCTCACCGCCACGACCCAGGTCTACCTCGCCGACACGCTGGGCGAGACCGGCCTCTGGTACGCCCTCTCGCCCCTCACCTGCCTCTGCGGCTCCTTCACGCCGGTGGGCGGCCACAATCCCTTCGAGCCTGCCCATGCGGGCTCCGCCATCCTCCACGGGCCGCTCTACGCCAATTTCGCCAAAACCTACCCCGAGCTCGACGCCGCCGGCGCGGGCATCGAAGTCGACGACGCCAAGGCCCTTGCCACCGAACTCGACAAACTCCTCAAGAGTCCCGACCGCCTCGACACCCTCCGTGACAACGCCCGCCGCTTCGCCGCCGCCCAGGACGACGTGCTCGACGCCTTCGCCGACACCCTTTGCAAGGCCCTCGCCATGCGCTAG
- a CDS encoding glycosyltransferase family 4 protein has translation MPELIVTNFNPNFTGVSATAAGVIRQQASRFDMVLAGHPLPGCPTPVTRRDALRLSRTKPENRPFTIWHVRRNPEMRAALWARDVLRLPVKIVFTSAAIRRHSAFPRWLISRMDAVIATTEKAAGFVPHVRATVTHGVDTARFTPATDRAAAWAATGHPGTSGIATIGRIRPEKGTDRFVDAMIKLLPNHPGLTALVIGRAAKSDAAFLAGLEQRIAAAGLTGRILFPGELPPDDLPPLMRALSAVVQLPRYEGYGMAPLEGMASGTPFVATDQGYYRSFSGQGTCGLITEPETAAQTLATLLSDPARLEAMSTAARAAAQTHYSIEQEATAIAAVYDRLWSEG, from the coding sequence TTGCCCGAGCTCATCGTCACCAACTTCAACCCCAACTTCACCGGCGTCTCCGCCACCGCCGCCGGCGTCATCCGCCAGCAGGCCTCTCGGTTCGACATGGTCCTCGCCGGCCACCCCCTGCCGGGCTGCCCGACGCCTGTCACGCGCCGCGACGCCCTCCGCCTCTCCCGCACCAAACCCGAAAACCGCCCCTTCACCATCTGGCACGTCCGCCGAAACCCGGAAATGCGCGCCGCCCTGTGGGCCCGCGACGTGCTCCGCCTGCCGGTGAAAATCGTCTTCACCTCCGCCGCCATCCGCCGCCACTCGGCCTTCCCCCGCTGGCTCATCTCGCGCATGGACGCGGTGATCGCCACCACCGAAAAAGCCGCCGGTTTCGTCCCCCATGTCCGCGCCACCGTCACCCACGGCGTCGACACCGCCCGCTTCACGCCGGCCACAGATCGCGCCGCCGCCTGGGCCGCCACCGGCCACCCTGGCACGTCAGGTATCGCCACCATCGGCCGCATCCGCCCCGAAAAGGGCACCGACCGCTTCGTCGACGCCATGATAAAGCTGCTGCCGAACCACCCCGGCCTCACTGCCCTCGTCATCGGCCGCGCCGCCAAATCCGACGCCGCCTTCCTCGCCGGCCTCGAACAGCGCATCGCCGCCGCCGGCCTCACGGGCCGCATCCTCTTCCCCGGCGAACTCCCCCCCGATGACCTGCCCCCGCTCATGCGCGCCCTCTCGGCGGTCGTCCAACTCCCCCGCTACGAAGGCTACGGCATGGCGCCGCTGGAAGGCATGGCCTCCGGCACCCCCTTCGTCGCCACCGACCAAGGCTACTACCGCAGCTTCTCCGGCCAGGGCACCTGCGGCCTCATCACCGAGCCCGAGACCGCCGCCCAAACCCTCGCCACCCTCCTCTCCGATCCCGCGCGCCTCGAAGCAATGTCCACCGCCGCCCGCGCCGCAGCCCAAACCCATTACAGCATCGAGCAGGAAGCCACCGCCATCGCCGCCGTCTACGACCGGCTCTGGTCCGAGGGCTAA